One window of Sphingobacteriales bacterium genomic DNA carries:
- a CDS encoding tetratricopeptide repeat protein has product MPVNIKSENTTKEQLIQANEAYSKAGYQKAIELYEAVAGSGYESAALYYNLGNAYYQQQQTAKAILNYERALRIQPHNKNIHNNLELAKAKITQPVDELPEIFYRLWWQQITGLLPSGFWAFLGVFFLFGAAVSGVLFQQVQQVIRKKQAFAAAFVFLFGFMMFTTFGYSRYQAETSKDFAIVMQEEVPLKKGPADSSEQITTLSSGIKVRNNERVNGWVRVVLADNREGWVNESFLIRI; this is encoded by the coding sequence ATGCCTGTTAACATCAAGTCAGAAAATACAACCAAAGAACAATTGATTCAGGCTAATGAGGCTTATTCCAAAGCCGGCTATCAAAAAGCCATCGAACTATATGAGGCAGTTGCCGGCAGTGGTTATGAATCGGCGGCACTTTATTACAATCTTGGCAATGCCTATTACCAGCAACAACAAACAGCAAAAGCTATTTTGAACTACGAACGCGCTTTGAGGATTCAACCGCACAACAAAAACATCCATAACAATCTGGAATTGGCAAAAGCAAAAATTACCCAACCTGTTGACGAATTGCCGGAAATATTTTATCGCCTGTGGTGGCAGCAAATCACCGGTTTGCTGCCCTCTGGATTTTGGGCATTTTTAGGGGTATTCTTTTTGTTTGGTGCTGCTGTTTCAGGGGTTCTGTTTCAACAAGTACAACAGGTAATTCGCAAAAAACAGGCCTTTGCCGCAGCTTTTGTCTTTTTATTCGGATTTATGATGTTCACCACTTTTGGCTATTCCCGCTACCAAGCCGAAACCAGTAAAGATTTTGCAATAGTAATGCAGGAAGAAGTGCCATTGAAAAAAGGACCGGCCGACTCGAGCGAGCAAATTACAACCCTATCATCCGGCATCAAAGTGCGGAATAATGAGCGGGTAAATGGTTGGGTACGGGTGGTTTTGGCCGACAACCGAGAGGGTTGGGTCAACGAATCTTTCCTGATTCGGATATAA
- a CDS encoding protein BatD, with protein sequence MNIGKRHFWANINPNHPAGRLDDNNKFCSWKGSAFAIIYCLILVLMNTSGILAQQFSVSPSKVNVSTDENFQITYSLQNVGMVDFQAPAMDDFYIVGGPNKSQSMQFVNGRMSSSVSIGYVLRAKKAGTFTLPPALVTTDKRQTLRSEKVTISVSASRTSQPKNTPNPSQTQPQHPAQSGRPNTQASGEPKIWISVFPDTTKAYIGQQVTVIYRLYTNVDIGNYAVKTPPSFTGFWVEDITPTFQQTPGNANIKGEDYRFVDIKKYALFPQRSGPLEIDLMNVQVIARVPNSQAGGGFWGGFFYSNQEVDIMTDPLKLEISDLPETGKPENFTGAVGQYEISVLTSNPNPETNTSVTLKIMVSGSGNTKMIDLPKPAFPPDIETFDPLMDEETFVQQDRVKGRKNYQYTLIPSEAGVKQLPDISFSFFNPETKTYQTATSPPVILNVRQGKETAKPESTNTVTKTLAPLNNSLRLSRKGSFFWGSVLHIALITLPVLMFAGATALLIKRKEEKEDPLVIRQKLAQKVAIQRLTTANLHLQQSSNRAFYDEVIRAIWHYLSDRMYIPASQLDKNNIAAILQQNKVAPHNINQLLQTIGECEIALFSPIGNTMDMERTYQNAIHTIAAIEDDLNSGSLGNLKT encoded by the coding sequence ATGAACATCGGAAAACGACATTTTTGGGCTAATATCAATCCAAATCATCCGGCCGGACGGTTAGATGATAATAATAAATTTTGTAGTTGGAAGGGATCAGCTTTTGCGATAATTTATTGCCTGATATTGGTTTTGATGAACACTTCCGGCATTTTGGCACAACAATTTTCGGTAAGCCCCTCCAAGGTCAATGTAAGCACAGACGAAAATTTTCAAATCACCTATTCACTCCAAAATGTTGGGATGGTTGATTTTCAGGCACCGGCGATGGATGATTTTTATATTGTTGGTGGTCCTAATAAGTCTCAAAGTATGCAGTTTGTCAACGGACGTATGTCAAGTTCGGTCAGCATTGGTTATGTGTTGCGCGCTAAAAAAGCAGGTACTTTTACCCTTCCCCCCGCCTTGGTTACTACCGATAAACGCCAAACCCTGCGCAGCGAAAAAGTTACCATCAGTGTTTCGGCATCCAGAACTTCACAACCCAAAAATACGCCAAACCCATCACAAACACAGCCTCAACACCCCGCTCAGTCGGGTCGTCCAAATACTCAGGCTTCCGGTGAACCCAAAATCTGGATCAGCGTTTTTCCGGATACCACCAAAGCGTATATCGGGCAGCAGGTAACGGTAATTTATCGCCTTTATACCAATGTGGACATTGGAAATTATGCTGTTAAAACCCCACCTTCTTTTACAGGTTTTTGGGTAGAAGACATCACGCCTACTTTTCAGCAAACGCCCGGTAATGCCAATATTAAGGGAGAAGATTACCGCTTTGTGGACATTAAAAAGTATGCCCTTTTCCCGCAACGTTCCGGCCCTTTGGAAATTGACCTGATGAATGTGCAGGTCATAGCTCGTGTTCCTAATTCACAAGCAGGAGGAGGATTTTGGGGAGGTTTTTTTTACTCCAATCAGGAAGTGGATATCATGACCGATCCGCTTAAATTAGAAATTTCCGATCTGCCCGAAACCGGCAAGCCCGAAAATTTTACCGGTGCAGTCGGACAATATGAAATCAGTGTCCTGACTTCCAATCCTAATCCTGAAACAAATACCTCCGTAACTCTTAAAATTATGGTCTCCGGAAGCGGAAATACCAAAATGATTGACCTGCCCAAACCGGCTTTCCCCCCCGATATTGAAACCTTCGACCCATTGATGGACGAAGAGACCTTTGTGCAGCAAGACCGTGTTAAAGGTCGTAAAAACTACCAATACACACTCATTCCATCTGAAGCCGGAGTTAAGCAGTTGCCCGATATTTCGTTCAGCTTTTTTAATCCCGAAACCAAAACCTATCAAACCGCTACATCACCCCCCGTCATTCTGAATGTGAGACAAGGTAAAGAAACTGCAAAGCCCGAATCCACCAACACAGTTACAAAGACCCTTGCACCCTTAAACAACTCATTGCGCTTATCCCGCAAAGGCAGTTTTTTTTGGGGTTCTGTGTTGCATATTGCCTTAATCACTTTGCCGGTTCTGATGTTTGCCGGTGCAACAGCCTTGTTGATTAAACGAAAAGAAGAGAAAGAAGACCCATTGGTAATAAGACAAAAACTGGCACAAAAAGTAGCCATTCAACGACTGACAACTGCAAATTTACACCTGCAACAAAGCAGCAACCGTGCTTTTTACGATGAGGTGATCAGGGCTATCTGGCACTACCTGAGCGACCGTATGTATATACCGGCCAGTCAATTAGACAAAAACAATATAGCCGCAATTTTACAACAAAACAAAGTAGCCCCGCACAATATCAATCAATTACTGCAAACTATCGGTGAATGTGAAATAGCCTTGTTTTCCCCGATTGGCAATACTATGGATATGGAGCGAACCTACCAAAATGCAATTCATACCATAGCTGCTATAGAGGATGATTTAAATTCCGGATCTTTGGGAAATCTGAAAACCTGA
- a CDS encoding tetratricopeptide repeat protein, whose amino-acid sequence MNECINWPKAFFVVLFFTFLAYMPKVTIQAQSAKSLVRQGNQKYHENEYALAEIDYRKATEKKHPKTEPIAGYNLANSLYKQGRYEEAATQYDQIAKNGTDKMYQSNAFYNMGNALLKSKKLPEAIEAYKNALRRNPGHQEAKYNLAYAQKLKQEEDQQQEQQNQEDQQQEQQDQQQEQQSKEQQQEQQNEQDQQKQQEQQNSKEQQEQQSKEQQQQQQQREGEEEKEQKEAQQLTERKLSKEETERLLEALKNEELKVQQKLKQRQGKATKTKVDKDW is encoded by the coding sequence ATGAACGAGTGTATCAATTGGCCAAAAGCCTTCTTTGTTGTCCTGTTTTTTACCTTTTTAGCTTATATGCCAAAAGTAACTATTCAGGCACAGTCAGCCAAAAGCTTAGTAAGGCAGGGAAATCAAAAATACCATGAGAATGAGTATGCACTTGCAGAAATAGACTACCGGAAGGCAACAGAAAAAAAACATCCGAAAACTGAACCGATTGCCGGTTACAACTTAGCCAACAGTCTTTACAAACAAGGACGATATGAAGAAGCGGCTACCCAATATGACCAAATTGCCAAAAACGGTACCGATAAAATGTATCAGTCCAACGCTTTCTACAATATGGGAAACGCCTTGTTGAAATCAAAAAAATTGCCGGAAGCCATAGAAGCCTATAAAAACGCCTTGCGGCGAAACCCCGGTCATCAGGAGGCAAAGTACAACCTGGCTTATGCTCAAAAATTAAAACAGGAAGAAGACCAACAACAGGAACAGCAAAATCAGGAAGACCAACAACAGGAGCAACAAGACCAACAGCAAGAGCAGCAAAGCAAAGAACAACAACAGGAACAGCAAAACGAGCAAGACCAACAAAAGCAACAAGAGCAACAAAATAGCAAGGAACAGCAAGAGCAGCAAAGCAAAGAACAACAGCAACAGCAACAACAACGGGAAGGAGAGGAGGAGAAGGAGCAAAAAGAAGCGCAACAACTCACCGAACGCAAACTCAGCAAAGAAGAAACAGAAAGACTGCTCGAAGCCCTAAAAAATGAAGAGTTGAAAGTGCAGCAAAAACTAAAACAAAGGCAGGGGAAAGCCACTAAGACGAAAGTAGATAAAGACTGGTAA
- a CDS encoding VWA domain-containing protein, with the protein MFKFENSIWLYALALIPVFLWIFRAGMQWQKNASMRFAEDSLLMRLMPDFSVRKKQVGFLLYLGAYFFIVIGLANPQIGAKLEKVTRQGIDIIIAIDVSKSMLAEDLQPNRLERARQLVSRMIDNMKDDRVGLIVFAGNAYLQMPLSADYAAAKLFLKTINTDIVPTQGTALSAAIDLAARSYPEESKKHKAMLIISDGEDHEADAASIAKKAAEDGLIIYTLGIGSVEGAKIPVIVNGRKAGYKQDDNGELILSKLNEDILQQIAEVGKGDYFRITGAKDEASDVLTALGALEKRRFEDHIVAEYAHQFQYFLAIALILLLIEFFTSERKNTRWAGWNLFGQDQKPENNSTQ; encoded by the coding sequence GTGTTTAAATTTGAAAACAGTATTTGGTTATATGCGCTCGCGTTGATACCGGTTTTTTTGTGGATTTTCAGAGCCGGAATGCAATGGCAAAAAAATGCGTCTATGCGTTTTGCTGAGGATTCCCTGTTGATGCGGTTGATGCCCGATTTTTCAGTGCGTAAAAAACAAGTCGGGTTTTTGCTTTATTTGGGAGCCTATTTCTTTATTGTTATTGGGTTGGCTAATCCTCAGATCGGAGCTAAGTTAGAAAAGGTAACCCGGCAGGGTATAGACATTATAATAGCCATAGACGTTTCAAAAAGTATGTTGGCTGAAGACCTTCAACCAAACCGGCTTGAAAGAGCGCGTCAATTGGTTTCCCGTATGATAGACAATATGAAGGACGATCGTGTCGGGTTAATCGTATTTGCCGGTAATGCCTACTTGCAAATGCCATTAAGTGCCGATTATGCAGCAGCTAAACTGTTTTTGAAAACAATCAATACCGACATTGTTCCCACACAGGGTACAGCGTTAAGCGCAGCCATAGATTTGGCCGCACGCTCATATCCGGAGGAGTCTAAAAAACACAAAGCCATGCTCATCATTTCAGATGGTGAAGACCACGAAGCAGATGCTGCCTCCATTGCAAAGAAGGCGGCCGAAGATGGGCTGATTATTTACACCCTCGGCATCGGGTCGGTGGAAGGGGCAAAAATTCCGGTAATTGTCAACGGTCGCAAGGCCGGTTATAAGCAAGATGACAACGGAGAATTAATATTATCAAAACTGAACGAAGATATTTTACAACAGATAGCCGAGGTCGGAAAGGGAGATTATTTTAGAATTACCGGCGCTAAAGACGAAGCATCTGACGTATTGACGGCATTAGGTGCTTTGGAAAAAAGGAGATTTGAAGATCATATCGTGGCGGAATATGCCCACCAGTTCCAATACTTTTTAGCCATTGCCCTCATTTTATTGCTCATTGAGTTTTTTACCTCCGAACGTAAAAATACTCGTTGGGCAGGATGGAACTTATTTGGTCAGGATCAAAAACCAGAAAACAACTCAACACAATGA
- a CDS encoding VWA domain-containing protein, with the protein MSFTNLTFANPGFFLLLLLLPLLIIWQWRKYQQQYPELKMSSLSAFHNVGSLKSKLRPYLSGFKIAVFVLLVIALARPQNKFAEEKINAEGIDIVLSIDISGSMLARDFEPDRLGAAKQVALEFIKSRKYDRIGLVVFAGESFTQCPATTDHQVLNTLLQQIESGMIEDGTAIGMGLATAVSRLKESKAKSKIIILLTDGVNNSGFIDPLTAAETALQTGVKVYTIGVGTRGYAPYPVQSFFGIQYQKMPVEIDETLLQKISEMTGGRYYRATENSSLRQIYDEINKLEKTKIEVSKISRFSEHFHVFALLAALFLALEILLKNTLFRGIS; encoded by the coding sequence ATGTCTTTCACCAACCTCACCTTTGCAAATCCGGGTTTCTTTTTGTTGTTGCTGCTTTTGCCTTTGTTGATAATCTGGCAATGGCGCAAATATCAACAGCAATATCCCGAGTTGAAAATGTCATCATTATCGGCTTTTCACAACGTCGGATCTTTAAAATCGAAGTTGCGGCCTTATCTAAGCGGGTTTAAAATAGCTGTTTTTGTTCTGTTGGTCATTGCCCTTGCCCGCCCGCAAAACAAATTTGCCGAAGAGAAGATAAATGCGGAAGGTATTGATATCGTCTTGTCTATTGACATATCGGGCAGTATGTTGGCCAGAGATTTTGAACCCGACAGATTAGGGGCAGCCAAACAAGTGGCCTTGGAATTTATAAAAAGCAGGAAATACGACCGGATAGGTTTGGTTGTGTTTGCCGGCGAGAGTTTTACCCAATGTCCGGCAACAACCGATCATCAGGTACTAAACACACTGTTGCAACAAATAGAAAGTGGTATGATTGAAGACGGAACAGCAATCGGGATGGGTTTAGCCACTGCGGTCAGTCGTCTGAAAGAAAGCAAAGCCAAAAGTAAAATCATTATTTTGCTCACAGACGGGGTTAATAACTCCGGCTTTATTGACCCCCTTACAGCAGCAGAAACAGCCTTGCAAACAGGGGTAAAGGTATATACAATTGGTGTCGGAACACGAGGTTATGCACCTTATCCGGTTCAGAGTTTTTTTGGCATTCAGTATCAGAAAATGCCTGTTGAAATAGATGAAACCCTGCTTCAGAAAATTTCAGAAATGACAGGTGGGCGGTATTACCGTGCAACGGAAAACAGCAGCCTTCGTCAAATTTATGATGAAATTAACAAGCTGGAAAAAACAAAAATAGAGGTGTCAAAAATTAGCAGGTTCAGCGAACATTTTCATGTGTTTGCTTTATTAGCTGCACTTTTTCTGGCACTCGAAATTTTGCTTAAAAATACCCTGTTCAGGGGAATATCATAA
- a CDS encoding Crp/Fnr family transcriptional regulator — translation MKQGFYKYLKDTALVNPVHLPALMDMVKEREINKGEFLLSKGQVCQHAFFVEQGLLRFYSIDESGKEHIIQFAPENWFISDRSSVYFGHPSEFFIDAIETSAVILLDQHFIEAASEISTEFRNYNEFILQNHIRQLQNRINLLISASSETRYLEFIKLYSNLITRVPQWMIASYLGITPESLSRVRKELAKNKHRST, via the coding sequence ATGAAACAAGGATTTTACAAATACCTGAAAGACACCGCTTTGGTCAACCCGGTGCATTTGCCGGCACTGATGGATATGGTCAAAGAAAGAGAAATCAACAAAGGTGAATTTTTACTTTCAAAAGGGCAGGTTTGCCAGCACGCCTTTTTTGTAGAACAGGGGTTGCTGCGCTTCTATTCGATAGACGAATCCGGAAAGGAGCATATCATTCAGTTTGCCCCCGAAAACTGGTTTATCAGTGACAGGAGTAGTGTGTATTTCGGGCATCCCTCCGAATTTTTTATTGATGCGATAGAAACAAGCGCGGTTATATTGTTAGACCAGCATTTTATTGAAGCAGCATCTGAAATCAGTACCGAGTTCAGAAATTACAATGAGTTTATTTTACAAAACCATATCCGGCAACTGCAAAACCGGATTAATCTGCTGATTAGTGCGAGTTCGGAAACAAGATATTTGGAATTTATCAAACTTTATTCAAACTTGATTACCCGCGTTCCACAATGGATGATTGCTTCTTATTTAGGCATCACCCCTGAAAGCCTGAGCCGTGTCAGGAAGGAACTGGCAAAAAACAAGCATCGGTCAACTTGA
- a CDS encoding phosphoribosylpyrophosphate synthetase, protein MEAYDTMVEAINSLKLQGYVEDFNLRNNCLECRNGEFQIFHDEFHIDKQFRFEDNTDPDDQAILYAISSEKYQLKGILVNGYGIYSDELTNKMLEKLR, encoded by the coding sequence ATGGAAGCTTATGACACGATGGTAGAAGCTATTAACTCCCTGAAACTACAAGGCTATGTTGAAGATTTCAACCTCAGAAACAATTGTCTTGAATGTAGAAATGGTGAGTTTCAAATTTTTCATGACGAATTTCATATTGACAAACAGTTCCGGTTTGAAGACAATACTGATCCGGACGATCAGGCTATTTTGTATGCCATTTCTTCTGAAAAGTATCAGTTGAAAGGCATTTTAGTCAACGGATATGGCATATATTCGGATGAACTGACCAACAAAATGCTGGAAAAGTTGCGGTAG
- a CDS encoding pirin family protein — translation MATRSIEVVVPPREPHYVGDGFRVHNFIPGAYRLDMKRMDPFIMLDYNSKFYFPPTDKPRGVSVHPHRGFETVTIAYKGKVAHQDSSGGGGVIGEGDVQWMTAASGILHKEFHEENFSKQGGDFQMVQLWVNLPAKDKMSEPKYQGISNTDIAKYVLPENGGLVEVIAGTYQGLKGSANTFTPLHLLNARLNKNAKASFDFPQHFNTALLVIEGSIRVNGIEKVPADHLVLFENDGTEFSFEALENAVILILSGEPLNEPIAAHGPFVMNTHREIVQAIQDFHAGKFGYLEE, via the coding sequence ATGGCAACAAGAAGTATTGAAGTAGTCGTTCCGCCGAGGGAACCTCATTATGTCGGCGACGGATTCAGGGTTCATAATTTTATTCCGGGTGCATACCGTTTGGATATGAAGCGCATGGATCCGTTTATTATGCTGGATTATAATTCAAAATTCTATTTCCCGCCGACAGACAAACCCAGAGGAGTGAGCGTTCATCCACACAGAGGGTTTGAAACTGTAACCATTGCATACAAAGGAAAAGTAGCTCATCAGGACAGCAGCGGAGGAGGCGGGGTGATTGGTGAGGGGGATGTTCAATGGATGACCGCAGCATCGGGTATTTTGCACAAAGAGTTTCACGAAGAAAATTTCAGCAAACAAGGCGGTGATTTTCAAATGGTTCAATTGTGGGTCAACCTGCCGGCAAAAGACAAAATGTCTGAGCCAAAGTATCAGGGCATTTCCAATACCGATATTGCAAAGTATGTTTTACCCGAAAATGGAGGATTGGTCGAAGTAATTGCCGGAACATATCAGGGACTTAAAGGCAGTGCAAATACCTTTACCCCCCTCCACCTGCTAAATGCACGGTTGAACAAAAATGCAAAGGCTTCTTTTGATTTCCCCCAACACTTCAACACAGCCTTGCTGGTGATTGAAGGAAGCATCAGGGTAAATGGAATTGAAAAAGTACCGGCCGATCATTTAGTCCTTTTTGAAAACGACGGAACTGAATTTAGCTTCGAAGCTTTGGAGAATGCAGTTATCCTGATATTGAGTGGCGAGCCACTGAACGAACCAATTGCCGCTCATGGTCCATTTGTGATGAACACGCACCGGGAAATTGTGCAAGCCATTCAGGATTTTCATGCCGGCAAGTTTGGTTATCTGGAAGAGTAA
- a CDS encoding DUF937 domain-containing protein has protein sequence MDQNNFLDLLNSQFGGQAAEMIGQQLGLDKGTTQLALSQFLPIFATALANNASQEEGANALFNAVTKDHDGSIFDNLLGFLGNFSQGPGMGIMGHVFGGQIDQIADFVSNNTGIDKNTTKSIMQIAAPLAMGLLGKQQRSQGLNAEGLAGLLNTSVNDVQKTDPKNMGLIGKLLDRDNDGNVLDDVAAMGMNFLKNWMNGRN, from the coding sequence ATGGACCAAAACAATTTTCTCGATTTGTTGAACAGTCAGTTTGGAGGACAAGCTGCCGAAATGATTGGCCAACAATTAGGTTTGGATAAAGGAACTACCCAGTTAGCACTAAGTCAGTTTTTACCCATTTTTGCCACAGCACTCGCCAACAACGCCTCGCAGGAAGAAGGTGCAAATGCACTTTTTAACGCAGTTACTAAAGACCATGATGGCAGTATTTTTGACAACCTGCTCGGGTTTTTAGGAAACTTTTCTCAAGGCCCCGGAATGGGCATAATGGGCCATGTTTTTGGCGGACAGATTGACCAGATTGCTGATTTTGTCAGTAACAACACCGGTATTGACAAAAATACAACCAAAAGTATTATGCAGATAGCTGCTCCTTTGGCAATGGGTTTGCTCGGAAAGCAGCAGCGTTCTCAGGGATTGAATGCCGAAGGTTTGGCAGGATTGCTCAATACCTCTGTTAATGATGTGCAAAAAACCGACCCTAAAAATATGGGACTCATCGGAAAACTGCTCGACAGGGACAACGACGGTAATGTTTTGGACGATGTGGCAGCAATGGGTATGAATTTTCTGAAAAACTGGATGAACGGACGGAACTAA